Proteins encoded within one genomic window of Synechococcus sp. PCC 7335:
- a CDS encoding S-(hydroxymethyl)glutathione dehydrogenase/class III alcohol dehydrogenase, translating to MDVKAAVAFEANQPLSIETVQLEGPKAGEVLVEIKATGICHTDAYTLSGKDSEGIFPSILGHEGAGIVREVGPEVKSLKPGDHVIPLYTAECRQCAYCLSQKTNLCQAVRATQGKGLMPDGTSRFSLEGKPIYHYMGTSTFANYTVVPEISLAKIRSDAPFDKVCYIGCGVTTGIGAVIFTAKVEAGATVVVFGLGGIGLNVIQGAKMVGADKIVGVDINSDKRAIAEKFGMTHFVNPREIEGDLIGHLVELTDGGADYSFECIGNVNVMRQALECCHKGWGVCTIIGVAEAGAEISTRPFQLVTGRVWKGSAFGGARGRTDVPKIVDWYMDGKINIDDLITHTMPLEKINDAFDLMHRGESIRSVVLYD from the coding sequence ATGGACGTGAAGGCAGCAGTAGCATTTGAAGCCAATCAACCGCTAAGTATTGAAACGGTACAGCTAGAAGGGCCAAAAGCGGGTGAAGTATTAGTCGAGATCAAGGCAACTGGCATTTGTCATACTGACGCATATACGCTGTCTGGTAAAGATTCAGAAGGAATTTTTCCGTCAATTCTGGGTCATGAGGGCGCTGGCATCGTTCGAGAAGTAGGACCTGAAGTAAAGAGTCTTAAGCCTGGAGACCATGTGATTCCTCTGTATACGGCAGAGTGTCGACAGTGCGCTTATTGCCTCAGTCAAAAGACAAACCTATGTCAGGCGGTTCGAGCAACTCAGGGAAAGGGACTAATGCCGGATGGCACCAGCCGATTTTCGCTCGAAGGAAAGCCTATCTATCACTACATGGGCACGTCCACGTTTGCAAACTATACGGTGGTACCTGAAATCTCACTGGCGAAAATCCGCTCTGATGCGCCGTTCGATAAGGTTTGCTACATCGGCTGTGGGGTGACAACTGGAATTGGCGCGGTGATATTTACGGCCAAAGTAGAGGCGGGCGCGACTGTTGTGGTGTTTGGTCTTGGCGGCATTGGGCTAAATGTAATTCAAGGCGCGAAGATGGTAGGTGCTGACAAGATTGTAGGGGTAGACATCAATTCTGATAAGCGAGCGATCGCAGAAAAGTTTGGCATGACCCATTTCGTCAATCCCCGAGAAATTGAAGGCGATTTGATCGGGCATCTAGTAGAGCTGACCGACGGCGGGGCAGATTATTCATTTGAGTGCATCGGCAACGTTAATGTGATGCGTCAGGCTTTAGAGTGCTGCCATAAAGGATGGGGCGTGTGCACAATTATCGGCGTCGCCGAAGCAGGCGCAGAAATTAGTACTCGCCCTTTTCAGCTAGTAACTGGGCGAGTGTGGAAAGGTAGTGCATTCGGTGGTGCGAGGGGCCGAACAGATGTGCCCAAAATTGTGGATTGGTACATGGATGGCAAAATCAACATTGACGATTTGATCACGCATACCATGCCTCTAGAAAAGATCAACGACGCCTTTGATCTCATGCATCGCGGTGAGTCTATTCGCAGTGTGGTTTTGTACGATTAG
- the dacB gene encoding D-alanyl-D-alanine carboxypeptidase/D-alanyl-D-alanine-endopeptidase — protein MTLAKVSASPQQVPTQQVVRKAPTRKFKFGELVLGLATSLAILAQAEIAFAGVCRADLPGKIDAIADKYTLDGTDIGILIEDLTPDTRALYARNAQEKLVPASNVKLLTTAAALQALGPDFSIRTSVYGQPDAAIQDLYVVGRGDPTFTSYQINLLSSQLKQKGVRRVNSLTAVDNHFTGPVANPYWDEEDYRAGYGAVANSLILNRNELGFTAIPNGIGQLLSIVWDRPEFVQGWRIENNTRTVGDGNEFIDAGQKPGLKVMDVRGQLIAGTASENTSIALLDPGSYFAEQFQQSLSAYGLGNASVQVTTTSPPEGTVELAAIESPPLRAFIDPTNLYSVNIYAEAMIKTLGRSLVPETGNAYTAGAIAVGSVLTELGVSPDGISIVDGSGLSKQNKVTPEAFVETLQVMARTENATTYRNSLAVAGSSGTLRNRMQGTLAEGRFQGKTGTLSNTYTLSGYLNPPNHPPLVLSILINNTDASGRDVRGSIDQIVTYAASLDDC, from the coding sequence ATGACACTAGCGAAAGTATCTGCGTCGCCTCAACAAGTGCCAACTCAACAGGTTGTGAGGAAAGCACCTACCCGGAAATTCAAATTCGGCGAACTTGTCCTCGGGTTAGCTACGAGTCTCGCCATCTTGGCACAGGCTGAGATCGCTTTTGCGGGAGTTTGTCGAGCGGACCTGCCTGGGAAAATCGATGCGATCGCCGACAAATACACCCTAGACGGCACAGATATTGGCATCCTCATCGAAGATCTCACTCCTGATACTCGCGCCCTCTACGCTCGCAACGCTCAAGAAAAACTTGTCCCTGCCTCTAATGTTAAACTCCTTACCACGGCTGCAGCCTTGCAAGCTCTTGGTCCTGACTTCAGCATACGGACATCGGTCTATGGTCAGCCGGATGCAGCTATTCAAGATCTTTACGTAGTCGGACGCGGCGATCCGACTTTCACTAGCTATCAAATCAACCTACTCTCTAGCCAGCTAAAGCAAAAAGGCGTTCGCCGAGTCAACAGCCTGACCGCCGTCGATAACCACTTTACTGGCCCTGTGGCTAATCCCTACTGGGACGAAGAAGATTACCGCGCGGGCTACGGCGCGGTTGCGAATAGTCTCATCCTAAACCGCAACGAGCTAGGCTTCACCGCTATTCCAAACGGTATTGGTCAGCTATTGAGCATCGTTTGGGACCGCCCTGAATTTGTTCAAGGCTGGCGTATTGAGAACAACACGCGTACTGTCGGTGATGGCAACGAATTTATCGATGCCGGGCAAAAACCTGGACTAAAAGTGATGGACGTGCGCGGACAGCTGATCGCAGGTACTGCTTCTGAAAATACTTCTATCGCCCTACTCGATCCAGGTAGCTACTTTGCCGAACAGTTTCAACAGAGTCTCAGTGCCTACGGACTAGGGAATGCCTCCGTTCAAGTCACGACGACTAGCCCGCCTGAGGGGACAGTCGAACTTGCCGCTATTGAGTCCCCGCCGCTACGGGCCTTTATCGATCCGACAAATCTCTACAGCGTGAATATCTATGCTGAGGCCATGATCAAAACTTTGGGCCGTAGCCTAGTGCCTGAAACAGGTAATGCCTATACCGCTGGCGCGATCGCCGTAGGCAGCGTTCTCACCGAACTAGGTGTCTCTCCAGACGGCATCTCTATTGTGGATGGATCTGGCCTTTCTAAACAAAACAAAGTCACACCCGAGGCCTTTGTCGAGACCCTTCAGGTGATGGCTAGGACTGAAAATGCAACGACTTATCGCAACTCTCTAGCGGTTGCTGGAAGCAGCGGTACCTTACGCAATCGCATGCAAGGAACCTTGGCGGAAGGTCGATTTCAAGGGAAAACTGGCACCCTTAGCAACACCTACACTTTGAGCGGCTATCTAAACCCACCGAATCATCCGCCGTTAGTACTCAGCATTTTGATCAACAACACAGATGCTTCCGGGCGAGATGTTCGTGGTTCAATCGACCAGATCGTTACTTATGCAGCCAGTTTAGACGACTGCTAG
- a CDS encoding DEAD/DEAH box helicase codes for MMSFESLGLRTEILRAIADQGYTDPTPIQVQSIPLVIAGHDVMASAQTGTGKTAGFTLPLLQRLCEGLPLQTSPTRNQTSIRSDASRNGTSRPILRKRKGSVSRGDHRPIRALIVTPTRELAAQIGENVNAYSKYLPVRSTVIFGGVKINPQISKLRQGVDILIATPGRLLDHVGQRTVDLSQVEVLVLDEADRMLDMGFIHDIRKILALVSEERQTLLFSATFSKPIKKLADSFLRSPKTIEVARQNATADTVDQVVYPVDRVRKSELLSFIIGSRNWQQVLVFTRTKHGANRLTKHLQKDGLTAAAIHGNKSQGARTRALAAFKARDVRVLVATDIAARGLDIDLLPHVVNFELPNVAEDYVHRIGRTGRAGNEGQAVSLVCVDEKDLLRGIERLLRRDIPREVIPGYEPDPSIPPEPIPNGRNNPRGGSRSSNGGKGRQGRSRSSRPKASRPSTSKPVLKGRRASS; via the coding sequence ATGATGTCCTTTGAATCTCTCGGTCTGCGGACTGAAATTTTGCGTGCGATCGCAGACCAAGGCTATACCGATCCTACTCCGATACAAGTCCAATCGATTCCTCTTGTCATTGCCGGTCATGATGTGATGGCTAGCGCCCAAACCGGCACTGGCAAGACAGCTGGCTTCACGCTCCCTCTGCTGCAGCGGCTATGCGAAGGGTTACCTCTCCAAACATCGCCTACTCGCAATCAAACCTCGATCAGATCTGATGCATCCCGAAACGGAACTTCTAGACCTATCCTACGGAAGCGTAAAGGGTCCGTTTCGCGCGGCGACCACAGGCCCATTCGCGCCTTAATCGTCACACCCACAAGAGAGCTGGCCGCCCAGATCGGCGAAAACGTCAACGCCTACAGCAAGTATCTACCCGTCCGTTCTACCGTGATTTTCGGCGGCGTCAAGATTAACCCTCAGATCTCCAAGCTGCGCCAGGGTGTTGATATTTTAATCGCGACGCCAGGTCGACTGCTTGATCATGTCGGTCAGCGAACTGTGGATCTTTCGCAAGTCGAAGTATTGGTACTAGATGAAGCCGATCGGATGTTGGATATGGGTTTTATCCACGATATTCGGAAGATCTTGGCACTCGTGTCAGAAGAGCGGCAAACACTGCTATTTTCTGCGACTTTCTCTAAACCGATCAAAAAGCTAGCCGATAGTTTTTTGCGATCGCCCAAGACTATTGAAGTCGCTCGCCAGAACGCCACTGCCGATACTGTTGATCAGGTCGTCTATCCGGTTGATCGCGTTCGCAAGAGTGAACTGCTCTCTTTTATCATTGGCTCGCGCAACTGGCAGCAAGTACTTGTTTTCACTCGGACCAAACACGGTGCTAACAGACTCACCAAACACCTTCAAAAAGATGGGCTCACCGCCGCCGCCATCCATGGCAACAAAAGCCAGGGAGCCCGTACCCGTGCTCTTGCTGCCTTCAAGGCTAGGGATGTGCGAGTACTAGTTGCAACAGATATTGCCGCTCGCGGACTAGACATTGATCTTCTGCCTCATGTTGTGAATTTTGAGCTGCCGAACGTAGCTGAAGACTATGTACACCGAATAGGCAGAACCGGACGGGCTGGCAATGAAGGGCAGGCAGTTTCGCTAGTTTGCGTCGATGAAAAAGACCTATTGCGTGGCATCGAACGACTGCTAAGGCGAGATATTCCAAGAGAAGTGATCCCAGGATATGAGCCCGATCCGTCTATTCCGCCAGAGCCTATCCCTAATGGACGTAACAACCCAAGGGGGGGTAGTCGTAGTAGCAATGGCGGAAAAGGAAGACAGGGTCGCTCTCGCAGCTCTCGTCCTAAAGCTTCACGGCCCTCAACATCTAAGCCTGTGCTTAAGGGCCGCCGCGCCTCTAGTTAG
- the acs gene encoding acetate--CoA ligase, whose product MADSTIESILQEQRVFEPPAAFSAKARIPNMETYQQLCDQAAADPARFWAKLAEEELDWFEKWESVLDWQPPFAKWFVGGKINISHNCLDRHLTTDKRDKTALIWEGEPGDSRQLTYAELHAEVCQMANVLKDLGVQKGDRVGLYMPMIPEAAMAMLACARIGAAHTVVFGGFSAEALRDRLNDAEAKVVITADGGFRKDKPMGLKPAVDAALENNAVPSVANVLVVQRTSQAVDWTEGRDVWWHDVKPSASTDCPAEPMDSEDLLFILYTSGTTGKPKGVVHTTAGYNLYTHMTFKWTFDIKDDDVYWCTADVGWITGHSYIVYGPLSNGATTLMYEGAPRPSNPGAFWDVVEKYGVTIFYTAPTAIRAFMKMGDAEPKARDLSSLRILGTVGEPINPEAWMWYRKVIGGDRCPIVDTWWQTETGGFMLTPLPGATPTKPGSATKPFPGILADVVDVEGNPVGVNEGGYLVVKHPWPSMMRTVYGDDARFRRTYWEHIPPKDGKYLYFAGDGARKDADGYFWVMGRTDDVLNVSGHRLGTMEIESALVSHPAVAEAAVVGRKDEIKGEDVYAFVTLEGTYSVSDELKGELKQHVVKEIGAIARPGEIQFTDALPKTRSGKIIRRFLRNLASGEDVVGDATTMEDQSVLEKLRQGS is encoded by the coding sequence ATGGCAGACTCCACCATCGAATCAATTTTGCAGGAGCAGCGGGTATTTGAACCGCCCGCAGCGTTTTCAGCGAAAGCTCGTATCCCAAATATGGAGACTTATCAGCAGCTCTGTGATCAGGCGGCGGCTGATCCAGCTAGATTTTGGGCAAAGCTGGCTGAAGAGGAGCTAGATTGGTTTGAGAAATGGGAATCGGTGTTAGATTGGCAGCCACCGTTTGCTAAGTGGTTTGTCGGTGGCAAGATCAATATTTCGCATAACTGTCTAGATCGGCATCTGACTACAGACAAGCGGGATAAGACGGCGCTGATCTGGGAGGGAGAACCGGGTGATTCTCGTCAGCTAACGTACGCTGAGCTGCATGCAGAAGTGTGTCAGATGGCCAATGTGCTCAAAGATTTAGGCGTGCAGAAAGGCGATCGCGTTGGTCTATATATGCCGATGATTCCAGAAGCGGCGATGGCAATGTTAGCCTGCGCACGCATCGGTGCGGCGCATACGGTGGTATTTGGTGGGTTTAGCGCGGAGGCGCTGCGCGATCGCCTCAATGACGCCGAAGCCAAGGTGGTGATCACTGCCGACGGCGGCTTCCGTAAAGATAAGCCAATGGGACTTAAGCCCGCGGTCGATGCAGCTCTAGAAAACAATGCGGTCCCTTCGGTTGCTAACGTCCTAGTTGTACAGCGCACGAGCCAAGCGGTTGACTGGACAGAAGGGCGTGATGTGTGGTGGCACGATGTGAAGCCATCTGCTTCTACTGACTGCCCAGCCGAACCTATGGATAGCGAAGATCTCCTTTTCATTCTCTATACCAGCGGCACCACTGGTAAACCCAAGGGCGTCGTTCACACCACCGCCGGCTACAACCTCTACACCCATATGACGTTCAAATGGACCTTTGATATCAAAGATGACGATGTGTATTGGTGTACAGCAGATGTGGGATGGATTACGGGCCACAGCTACATTGTGTATGGCCCGCTTTCTAACGGAGCCACTACTTTGATGTATGAAGGGGCCCCAAGACCTTCTAATCCTGGCGCTTTTTGGGATGTTGTAGAAAAGTATGGCGTCACTATCTTCTATACGGCGCCGACTGCGATTCGCGCCTTTATGAAAATGGGCGATGCGGAACCGAAGGCACGCGATTTGTCTTCGTTGCGGATTCTAGGCACTGTTGGTGAGCCCATTAACCCGGAAGCCTGGATGTGGTATCGCAAGGTGATCGGGGGCGATCGCTGTCCGATTGTAGATACCTGGTGGCAGACCGAAACGGGCGGCTTTATGCTGACGCCGCTGCCGGGAGCAACGCCGACTAAACCAGGCTCTGCGACGAAACCTTTCCCCGGTATTTTGGCAGATGTAGTGGACGTTGAGGGTAATCCAGTTGGCGTCAATGAAGGCGGCTATCTGGTGGTGAAGCACCCTTGGCCTAGCATGATGCGCACGGTGTATGGAGACGACGCTAGATTTCGGCGAACCTATTGGGAGCATATTCCACCCAAAGATGGAAAGTACCTGTATTTTGCTGGGGACGGCGCGCGTAAGGATGCCGATGGCTACTTTTGGGTGATGGGCCGTACGGATGATGTCCTCAATGTGTCGGGTCATCGGCTTGGCACGATGGAAATTGAATCGGCGCTAGTGTCGCATCCGGCAGTGGCTGAAGCAGCGGTCGTCGGTCGTAAGGATGAGATCAAAGGCGAGGACGTGTATGCGTTCGTGACGCTAGAAGGGACGTATTCGGTGAGTGATGAGCTAAAAGGTGAGCTGAAGCAGCATGTGGTAAAAGAGATCGGCGCGATCGCTCGGCCTGGAGAAATTCAATTCACCGATGCTCTGCCTAAAACCCGCTCTGGCAAGATTATCCGCCGCTTCTTACGTAACCTCGCCAGCGGCGAAGACGTCGTAGGTGATGCTACCACCATGGAAGATCAGAGCGTTCTAGAGAAACTACGTCAAGGCTCGTAA
- a CDS encoding PadR family transcriptional regulator, with translation MSLPYAILAALFNETCSGYDLVKRFNKSVECFWSASHQQIYKALARLEEDEQISSEKIEQENRPNKKLYTVTERGRQLLQAWIGQAEEESTPLKSELLVKLSVGHAVPTETLLSMLEVYYQQHRERLKSYQGVARQYEQVPQMSRESQFQYLALRAGIRQQLAWVAWCEEVMGFLGQSIEQPITQPAAVRGESSRETSLG, from the coding sequence ATGTCTCTTCCTTATGCAATTTTGGCGGCGCTGTTCAACGAAACTTGCAGCGGCTATGACCTGGTTAAGCGCTTCAACAAATCAGTAGAATGCTTTTGGAGTGCTAGCCATCAGCAGATATACAAAGCACTGGCAAGGTTGGAAGAAGATGAACAGATCTCTTCTGAAAAAATTGAACAGGAAAATCGACCGAATAAAAAGCTTTACACAGTGACTGAGCGCGGACGACAGCTTTTGCAGGCGTGGATCGGCCAGGCAGAAGAAGAGAGCACGCCGTTAAAGTCGGAGCTGTTAGTGAAGCTATCGGTAGGTCATGCAGTGCCCACAGAGACTTTATTGTCGATGCTAGAGGTCTATTATCAACAGCACCGGGAACGCCTGAAGAGCTATCAAGGCGTTGCTAGGCAGTATGAACAAGTGCCACAAATGTCTCGTGAAAGCCAGTTTCAGTATTTGGCACTGCGGGCAGGCATCCGGCAGCAACTAGCCTGGGTAGCCTGGTGTGAGGAGGTCATGGGATTTCTAGGGCAGTCCATAGAGCAGCCAATTACTCAGCCAGCGGCCGTTCGTGGTGAGTCTAGTCGAGAAACCTCCTTAGGCTGA
- a CDS encoding Fur family transcriptional regulator, with protein sequence MKSHRTRSQTQILELIKRLKEAISAQDLHIQLRQEKSSIGLATVYRALESLKQEGAIQVRTLPSGESLYSLVQADTHHLTCVRCGHSAEMDECPVHGLETHLTESHHFQIFYHTLEFFGLCEQCQRLQPKEVSRLDSPRTAAG encoded by the coding sequence ATGAAAAGCCACCGTACCCGAAGCCAGACCCAAATTCTTGAGCTGATCAAGCGGCTAAAAGAAGCTATCTCAGCTCAAGATCTACACATTCAGCTGAGGCAAGAAAAAAGTAGCATCGGCTTAGCAACTGTCTACCGCGCCCTTGAGTCATTGAAACAAGAAGGCGCAATTCAAGTCCGCACGCTGCCTAGTGGTGAGTCTCTCTACAGTCTTGTCCAGGCCGATACCCACCATCTGACCTGTGTTCGCTGTGGGCACTCTGCTGAAATGGACGAATGTCCGGTGCATGGTCTAGAAACCCATCTAACTGAGTCTCATCACTTTCAAATTTTCTATCACACCCTAGAATTCTTCGGGCTGTGTGAACAGTGTCAGAGACTTCAGCCTAAGGAGGTTTCTCGACTAGACTCACCACGAACGGCCGCTGGCTGA
- the purS gene encoding phosphoribosylformylglycinamidine synthase subunit PurS, translating into MTQSADVQFYQAKVYVTLRPSVLDPAGTAVRSGLSHMGYDNVSKVRIGKYIEVDLTARSKALAQEQLDRICNQLLANPVIENYCVEVFEAA; encoded by the coding sequence GTGACGCAATCTGCTGATGTTCAATTCTACCAAGCGAAGGTTTATGTGACTTTGCGGCCTTCCGTACTAGATCCAGCAGGGACGGCTGTACGCTCTGGATTGAGTCATATGGGCTACGACAATGTGTCCAAAGTTCGGATTGGCAAATACATTGAGGTGGATTTGACTGCTAGAAGTAAGGCACTAGCGCAAGAGCAGTTAGATAGAATCTGCAATCAGCTGCTAGCCAATCCGGTGATCGAAAATTACTGCGTGGAAGTTTTTGAAGCAGCATAG
- the purQ gene encoding phosphoribosylformylglycinamidine synthase subunit PurQ has product MNFGVIVFPGANCDRDIAYIIRDILGQPTRMVWHEESDLTDLDVVVVPGGFSYGDYLRCGAIAQFSPAMRATVEHAQQGKLVMGICNGFQVLTEMGLLPGALVRNRDLHFVCDRVPIRVERADLPWTQGYHKDQVITLPIAHGEGCYFAESDTIKSLEDHNQILFRYCNHLGEVNEAANPNGSLSNIAGICNQAGNVLGMMPHPERAADKALNHTDGLALFEGLLQTAMAVA; this is encoded by the coding sequence ATGAATTTCGGTGTGATCGTTTTTCCAGGGGCAAATTGCGATCGCGATATTGCCTACATCATCCGCGATATTCTCGGTCAGCCCACTCGTATGGTCTGGCACGAAGAGAGCGATCTTACTGACCTAGATGTGGTGGTAGTACCAGGTGGATTTAGCTACGGTGACTATCTACGCTGTGGAGCGATCGCGCAGTTTTCTCCGGCCATGCGCGCCACCGTAGAGCACGCCCAGCAAGGCAAGCTGGTGATGGGTATCTGCAACGGTTTTCAGGTTCTAACCGAGATGGGCCTATTACCGGGGGCACTAGTGAGGAATCGGGACTTGCACTTCGTATGCGATCGCGTTCCCATTCGAGTAGAACGAGCCGATCTTCCCTGGACTCAGGGCTACCATAAGGACCAAGTGATTACGCTACCCATTGCACATGGCGAAGGCTGCTACTTTGCAGAATCTGACACTATCAAATCTTTAGAAGACCATAACCAGATTCTCTTCCGCTATTGCAATCACCTAGGAGAAGTCAACGAAGCAGCCAACCCTAACGGCTCACTTAGTAACATTGCTGGTATTTGTAATCAAGCAGGTAACGTCCTTGGAATGATGCCTCATCCAGAGCGAGCAGCCGATAAAGCACTCAACCACACCGACGGACTTGCTTTATTCGAAGGGCTGTTACAGACAGCGATGGCTGTAGCTTAA
- the murG gene encoding undecaprenyldiphospho-muramoylpentapeptide beta-N-acetylglucosaminyltransferase, whose product MGEGLLVQKVDDTSGKPKRMPKLLIAASGTGGHLFPAIATAQQLSDYTIEWLGVPDRLETELVPGAYKLHTVKMGGVQGKLGLSTVKQLARFTTATMQVRRLLKRGQFQGVFTTGGYIAAPAILAARSLGLPAVLHESNALPGKVTRFLSGWCTTVAVGFAEAIEHLPKAQTVVVGTPVRSQFLDALKNEQSSLSDLGICDQKPLIVVLGGSQGAVAINRLVRTAAPAWLETGARIVHITGSNDPDADSFEHARYVHRPFYSDMAALFGRASLVVSRAGAGTLIELAVTGTPSVLIPYPFAAEDHQTFNAIAFQKAGAAQLYQQSELSADKLQSIVIDLLNSPGQLERMAMAARGLATVDSAAQMAKIISAQLSAT is encoded by the coding sequence ATGGGTGAGGGGTTACTGGTACAAAAGGTTGATGATACCTCCGGCAAGCCCAAGCGAATGCCGAAGCTTTTGATCGCAGCGAGTGGGACGGGCGGCCATTTGTTTCCGGCGATCGCGACGGCTCAGCAGCTCTCTGACTATACAATCGAGTGGCTAGGTGTGCCTGATCGTTTGGAAACAGAGCTCGTACCTGGTGCTTACAAACTCCACACGGTGAAGATGGGCGGCGTCCAGGGCAAATTAGGCCTTAGTACCGTTAAGCAGCTAGCTCGGTTTACAACGGCAACAATGCAGGTGCGCCGGTTGTTAAAGCGTGGCCAGTTTCAAGGCGTCTTTACAACAGGTGGGTATATTGCTGCGCCGGCAATTCTAGCGGCGCGATCTTTAGGGCTGCCGGCAGTGCTGCACGAGTCGAATGCGCTGCCGGGTAAAGTCACTCGTTTTTTGAGCGGTTGGTGTACCACGGTGGCGGTGGGGTTTGCTGAGGCGATTGAGCATCTACCCAAGGCGCAGACGGTCGTGGTAGGAACGCCTGTGCGATCACAGTTTCTAGATGCGCTGAAGAACGAACAAAGCAGCTTATCCGATCTGGGTATTTGCGATCAAAAGCCTCTAATTGTGGTCTTAGGCGGCAGTCAGGGGGCAGTGGCCATCAATCGGCTCGTGCGAACCGCCGCCCCTGCCTGGTTAGAAACAGGCGCTCGGATTGTGCATATCACAGGATCGAATGATCCAGACGCGGATAGTTTTGAACATGCCCGCTATGTCCATCGCCCTTTCTATAGCGATATGGCGGCGCTGTTTGGCAGAGCAAGCCTAGTCGTCAGCCGAGCAGGCGCAGGGACTTTGATTGAGCTAGCGGTGACAGGAACGCCGTCGGTTTTGATTCCGTATCCATTTGCGGCAGAAGATCACCAGACATTTAATGCGATCGCCTTCCAAAAAGCGGGCGCAGCGCAGCTTTATCAACAGTCCGAGCTCTCAGCAGATAAGCTGCAATCGATTGTGATAGATCTGTTGAACTCGCCTGGGCAGCTTGAGCGGATGGCGATGGCGGCACGTGGACTAGCGACAGTTGATAGCGCAGCTCAAATGGCCAAGATTATCTCGGCTCAGCTATCAGCCACCTAA
- a CDS encoding phospholipase D-like domain-containing protein: MNQGFLRDRRHQLLSLLILLLASSSLWRLWASNRGLQPLVEPLPQDPYIQVFFNQSEANVYTEPYRQIERHGDNIEALIITAIEQSTQTVDIAVQALNLPQIAQALVDSSRRGVTVRLILENQYAKLEAEQLEALTLIKDAQILRIDDTADGSKGSGLMHHKFLVIDGRWVLTGSANLTFSGVHGDANEPDSRGNANVFLKIDSRAIALQFTDEFNLMWGDGPSGNLDSQFGLQKPPRSEQVTELSTGTITVQFSPTTSKVPWEKSVNGLISRTLAQSNSSIDLALFVFSEQRIANQLEYKVKTGTALRLLIDPGFVYRNYSEALDMLGISLPDHRCKIEAQNRPWQTPITAVGSPRLLEGDKLHHKFAIIDDTTVIVGSQNWSHAANAKNDETLLVIRNPTVAAHFNREFERLYRQPYLGNTPLLQRKIEESKQKCPML; encoded by the coding sequence GTGAATCAGGGTTTTCTTCGCGATCGCCGCCACCAGCTGTTGAGTTTACTGATTCTACTGCTAGCGAGTAGCAGCTTATGGCGTCTCTGGGCCTCTAACCGCGGCCTTCAACCGCTTGTCGAACCCTTACCGCAAGATCCCTATATTCAAGTCTTCTTCAATCAATCCGAAGCCAATGTCTACACCGAGCCCTACCGTCAGATAGAGCGTCACGGCGACAATATCGAAGCGCTTATCATTACTGCGATAGAGCAGTCGACTCAGACAGTTGACATTGCCGTGCAGGCCCTAAACCTTCCACAGATCGCCCAGGCGCTAGTCGATAGCAGTCGTCGTGGCGTGACAGTGCGTCTGATTCTAGAAAACCAGTACGCGAAGCTTGAGGCCGAACAGCTAGAAGCACTGACGCTGATAAAGGACGCTCAAATTTTACGGATTGACGACACTGCTGATGGTTCAAAAGGCAGTGGCTTGATGCATCATAAGTTTCTGGTGATCGATGGGCGATGGGTCCTAACGGGATCGGCAAACCTGACTTTCTCAGGCGTTCATGGAGATGCTAACGAACCGGACAGTCGGGGCAATGCTAATGTCTTTTTGAAGATCGACAGTAGGGCGATCGCGCTACAATTCACTGATGAATTCAATCTTATGTGGGGCGATGGTCCCAGTGGCAACCTAGACAGTCAGTTTGGTTTGCAAAAGCCGCCTCGCTCGGAACAAGTCACTGAGCTATCTACTGGCACTATCACTGTTCAGTTCTCTCCGACGACCTCAAAAGTACCTTGGGAAAAAAGCGTCAATGGATTAATCTCTCGTACTTTGGCCCAATCGAACAGCAGTATTGATCTAGCGCTTTTCGTCTTTTCAGAGCAGCGCATTGCCAACCAGCTAGAATACAAAGTCAAAACCGGTACCGCTCTTCGCCTTCTAATCGATCCTGGCTTTGTCTATCGCAACTACAGCGAGGCCTTGGACATGCTAGGCATCTCACTACCCGATCACCGCTGCAAAATTGAGGCACAGAATCGTCCCTGGCAAACGCCGATCACAGCGGTGGGCTCCCCCCGCCTCCTAGAAGGCGACAAACTTCATCACAAATTCGCTATTATTGACGACACCACTGTCATCGTGGGCTCTCAAAATTGGAGCCATGCCGCTAACGCTAAAAATGACGAAACCCTGCTAGTCATTCGCAACCCTACAGTCGCTGCCCACTTCAACCGAGAATTCGAGCGACTCTACAGACAGCCCTACTTAGGAAACACCCCGCTGTTGCAAAGAAAAATAGAAGAAAGCAAACAGAAATGTCCCATGCTTTAA